The following are from one region of the Actinoplanes sp. L3-i22 genome:
- a CDS encoding methyl-accepting chemotaxis protein produces MSVLLAVALGVTALVNITRLATASTAQDELRQTSLLLSRLDTTATMVRSIVNGNIGFPEDTANFIALNKPFLAEGDDLISQLTARELAAAGSLGTSWQAYSTTASGVQTQLGDGATKAERYAAGESLFTANKAFSADLTTVIDSIAKQATASDAAQKSLVSRVRWTVGLVLAIGLALLVGAGFLIGRSILRPLAVSVAALRRVAQRDYTADVPVTSRDEIGQMSAAVNEAVGDIRRAIGTIAENAHSLRAASERLTLISGDVDASSEQAAGQVSTVSDSSTLVTERVREAAQGAEQMTAAIREIAGNTTTVAQIAQGAVETAQQTTAAMSKLSASTDEIGNVIKLITSIAEQTNLLALNATIEAARAGESGKGFAVVASEVKDLAQSTARATEDIGQRIEAIQGDTSHAIEAIGRIADVINEINQYQASIAGAVEEQTATTNELSRLFDDAAHGADAIHRSIDQVATTASQTANGATSTRQAATDLAGLATSLNDVVSRFRIHA; encoded by the coding sequence ATGAGCGTGCTGCTCGCGGTGGCGCTGGGCGTCACCGCCCTGGTCAACATCACCCGGCTGGCCACCGCCTCGACCGCGCAGGACGAGCTCCGCCAGACCAGTCTGCTGCTGTCCCGGCTGGACACCACCGCCACGATGGTGCGCAGCATCGTGAACGGCAACATCGGCTTCCCCGAGGACACCGCCAACTTCATCGCCCTCAACAAGCCGTTCCTGGCCGAGGGCGACGACCTGATCAGCCAGTTGACCGCCCGCGAGCTCGCCGCGGCCGGCTCGCTGGGCACGTCCTGGCAGGCCTACTCGACGACCGCGTCCGGGGTGCAGACCCAGCTGGGCGACGGGGCGACGAAGGCCGAGCGGTATGCCGCCGGCGAGTCGCTGTTCACCGCGAACAAGGCGTTCTCCGCCGACCTGACGACCGTGATCGACTCGATCGCGAAGCAGGCCACGGCGTCCGACGCGGCACAGAAGAGCCTGGTCAGCCGGGTTCGCTGGACGGTCGGCCTGGTGCTCGCGATCGGCCTGGCGCTGCTGGTCGGCGCGGGTTTCCTGATCGGCCGGTCGATCCTGCGGCCGCTCGCCGTGTCGGTCGCCGCGCTGCGCCGGGTCGCCCAGCGCGACTACACCGCCGACGTGCCGGTGACCAGCCGCGACGAGATCGGCCAGATGTCCGCGGCGGTGAACGAGGCGGTCGGCGACATCCGCCGGGCGATCGGCACGATCGCCGAGAACGCCCACTCGCTCCGCGCGGCCTCCGAGCGCCTCACCCTGATCAGCGGCGACGTCGACGCGTCGTCCGAGCAGGCCGCCGGCCAGGTCAGCACGGTCTCCGACTCCAGCACCCTGGTGACCGAGCGGGTCCGGGAGGCCGCGCAGGGCGCCGAGCAGATGACCGCCGCGATCCGGGAGATCGCCGGGAACACCACGACGGTCGCGCAGATCGCGCAGGGCGCGGTGGAGACCGCGCAGCAGACCACCGCCGCGATGTCGAAGCTGTCGGCGTCCACCGACGAGATCGGCAACGTGATCAAGCTGATCACCAGCATCGCCGAGCAGACGAACCTGCTCGCCCTGAACGCGACGATCGAGGCGGCTCGGGCCGGCGAGTCCGGCAAGGGCTTCGCGGTGGTCGCGAGCGAGGTCAAGGACCTGGCGCAGAGCACGGCCCGGGCCACCGAGGACATCGGCCAGCGGATCGAGGCGATCCAGGGCGACACCAGCCACGCGATCGAGGCGATCGGCCGGATCGCCGACGTGATCAACGAGATCAACCAGTACCAGGCCAGCATCGCCGGCGCTGTCGAGGAGCAGACCGCCACCACGAACGAGCTCAGCCGCCTCTTCGACGACGCCGCCCACGGCGCGGACGCGATCCACCGCTCGATCGACCAGGTCGCCACGACCGCCTCCCAGACCGCCAACGGCGCCACCTCCACCCGCCAGGCCGCCACCGACCTGGCCGGCCTCGCCACCAGCCTCAACGACGTGGTCTCCCGCTTCCGCATCCACGCATGA
- a CDS encoding DUF1905 domain-containing protein, which produces MDLEFRGELWFWKGPAPWHFVTVPAEQCDELEAASSLVSYGWGMIPVAARIGGTDWTTSLWPKDGRYIVPVKARVRAAERIDVGDTVSIRLSLDGVG; this is translated from the coding sequence GTGGATCTCGAGTTCCGTGGTGAGCTGTGGTTCTGGAAGGGGCCGGCGCCCTGGCACTTCGTGACCGTGCCGGCGGAGCAGTGCGACGAGCTGGAGGCGGCGTCGTCGCTGGTCAGCTACGGGTGGGGAATGATCCCGGTAGCGGCGCGGATCGGGGGCACCGACTGGACGACGTCGCTGTGGCCCAAGGACGGGCGCTACATCGTGCCGGTCAAGGCGCGGGTGCGGGCCGCGGAACGGATCGACGTCGGTGACACCGTGTCGATACGGCTGTCGCTGGACGGCGTCGGATGA
- a CDS encoding RNA polymerase sigma factor gives MNVDDRRKRFEAIAPAVIDAVRRYLARRTDPATADDVLSETLLICWRRLDEMPGEHLPWAYGVARNCLANADRGRRRQARLAARIAVLDPPPEAVAEPAVTETDLTAVLAEMRAEDAELLRLWAWEDLTPPQIALVLGISTNAATIRLHRAKQKLRKLIEAAGHEESTEGSRP, from the coding sequence GTGAACGTGGACGACCGCCGGAAGCGGTTCGAGGCGATCGCCCCGGCGGTGATCGACGCCGTCCGCCGCTACCTGGCGCGGCGCACCGACCCGGCGACCGCCGACGACGTGCTCTCCGAGACGCTGCTGATCTGCTGGCGGCGACTGGACGAGATGCCCGGCGAGCACCTGCCCTGGGCGTACGGCGTAGCTCGTAATTGCCTGGCCAACGCGGACCGTGGGCGGCGCCGCCAAGCCCGGCTGGCCGCCCGGATCGCCGTTCTCGATCCGCCGCCGGAGGCGGTGGCCGAACCGGCCGTGACCGAGACCGATCTGACCGCCGTGCTCGCCGAGATGCGTGCCGAGGACGCCGAGTTGCTGCGCCTGTGGGCCTGGGAGGACCTCACGCCGCCCCAGATCGCCCTGGTCCTGGGCATCTCCACGAACGCCGCGACGATCCGGCTGCACCGGGCCAAACAGAAGCTGCGAAAGCTGATCGAGGCTGCCGGACATGAGGAGTCGACAGAAGGGAGCCGGCCGTGA
- a CDS encoding TMEM175 family protein produces the protein MERTLYHRLAGGSVDRLAAISDGIFAVTMTLLVLDLRVPVMDEMRRQRPLWSDGAMEPERALFSLLAHVGPSALAFALSFLTLGMFWLGQQTQLNFCARGDRQLSWLHLTFLLGVSFMPFSTALLAEFMTVRLALLVYWLNLLVLGLLLLACLRYADRAGLLREDREPGFRASLRRRIVVAQALYLVGVLLAVWNTYAGVGLIVLLQLNSAFAPKIRPFDRF, from the coding sequence ATGGAGCGGACCCTTTATCACCGGCTGGCCGGCGGCAGCGTCGATCGACTCGCGGCGATCAGCGACGGCATCTTCGCGGTGACCATGACGCTGCTGGTGCTGGACCTGCGCGTCCCGGTGATGGACGAGATGCGCCGGCAGCGGCCGCTGTGGAGCGATGGGGCGATGGAGCCGGAGCGGGCGCTGTTCAGTCTGCTGGCGCACGTCGGCCCGAGCGCGCTGGCGTTCGCCCTCAGTTTCCTGACGCTCGGGATGTTCTGGCTCGGGCAGCAGACCCAGCTGAACTTCTGCGCGCGCGGCGACCGGCAATTGAGCTGGCTGCACCTGACGTTCCTGCTGGGCGTGTCGTTCATGCCGTTCTCGACCGCGCTGCTGGCCGAGTTCATGACGGTCCGCCTGGCGCTGCTGGTCTACTGGCTGAACCTGCTGGTGCTGGGCCTGCTGCTGCTCGCCTGCCTGCGGTACGCGGACCGGGCCGGCCTGCTGCGCGAGGACCGGGAACCGGGCTTCCGGGCGAGCCTGCGCCGCCGGATCGTGGTGGCACAGGCTCTCTACCTGGTCGGGGTGCTGCTGGCGGTGTGGAACACGTACGCCGGAGTGGGGTTGATCGTGCTCTTGCAGCTCAACTCGGCGTTCGCGCCGAAGATCCGCCCCTTCGACCGGTTCTGA
- a CDS encoding DUF4437 domain-containing protein, translating to MRAHVELIHEDDYIFHAGELPFGEGKILERRLSTDEEDGSSSLSLHATADWGRGPGTPHADTEFYVVEGSMLYGGRELGPGGYVQVPQGEAMDWIKIREGSRVLHWREYGDAGFDPLDGGTELTATVVDANTMDWVEAPSVGPLTPLYIKLLHRDPKTGFYTRLIRAKQGWTDHRLAHHPCYEEFYTLGGRMAYNFGDIDEGTYCFRPAGVKHGHFVAETDIDWIIRSDGELINWYTTEEWVKWGGHAENYPHEHAPVISTMPVRSRSRGDWSGDGM from the coding sequence GTGAGGGCACACGTGGAACTGATCCACGAGGACGACTACATCTTCCACGCCGGGGAACTGCCGTTCGGCGAGGGCAAGATCCTGGAACGACGGCTGTCCACCGACGAGGAGGACGGGTCGTCGTCGCTGTCGCTGCACGCGACCGCGGACTGGGGCCGCGGCCCCGGGACCCCGCACGCCGACACCGAGTTCTACGTGGTCGAGGGCTCGATGCTGTACGGCGGCCGGGAGCTCGGGCCGGGCGGCTACGTCCAGGTGCCGCAGGGCGAGGCGATGGACTGGATCAAGATCCGGGAGGGGTCGCGCGTCCTGCACTGGCGGGAGTACGGCGACGCCGGCTTCGACCCGCTCGACGGCGGAACGGAGCTGACCGCCACCGTCGTCGACGCGAACACCATGGACTGGGTGGAGGCGCCGTCGGTCGGGCCGCTCACCCCGCTCTACATCAAGCTGCTGCACCGGGACCCGAAGACCGGCTTCTACACCCGGCTGATCCGGGCGAAGCAGGGCTGGACCGACCACCGGCTCGCGCATCACCCCTGCTACGAGGAGTTCTACACGCTCGGCGGGCGGATGGCGTACAACTTCGGCGACATCGACGAGGGCACCTACTGCTTCCGGCCGGCGGGCGTGAAACACGGGCATTTCGTCGCCGAGACCGACATCGACTGGATCATCCGCTCGGACGGCGAGCTGATCAACTGGTACACCACCGAGGAATGGGTCAAGTGGGGCGGCCACGCGGAGAACTACCCGCACGAGCACGCCCCGGTGATCTCCACGATGCCGGTCCGCTCCCGCAGCCGGGGCGACTGGTCCGGCGACGGCATGTGA
- a CDS encoding class I adenylate-forming enzyme family protein: MLRAGGADLTIAGGIREFGRATPDVIAVRDGDRTLTYAALDERSNRVACGLLQQGLRYGDRVALLCGNRLEYPEIAAGIAKAGLVLVPVNPRLTAPEVAFILEHSGARAVLVDEALAGAVDDVPLNRVLIGSSYEAWLGAASSVDPWIAVDERDPFCIAYTAGTTGDPKGVLISHRSRCLTFYATALEWGLGPGRRTIAVAPMYHGAGFAFAYASVYCGGTVSMLRSFDPHRLLDMIDRDGAQSVFLVPTHAQLIRAAMPEPPRSTTLDTLYFNAAALPKVLKEWVFEAFPGVGVHELYGSTEAGVVTNLRPPDARRKAGSVGHPWFATQVRVVGPDGEPVGTGVPGELFSRSPYLMNGYHRNPAATAACTTADGFLTSGDIVIRDEEGFLSIVDRVKDVIITGGVNVYPRDVEEVLLTHPSVTECAVVGEPDDRWGERVVAYLVGQGPLEPDVLEAFLRERLAGFKVPKQYRAVPALPRNAAGKILKRELRSTP, encoded by the coding sequence ATGTTGCGGGCTGGTGGGGCGGATCTGACGATCGCCGGCGGGATTCGGGAGTTCGGCCGGGCGACCCCGGACGTGATCGCCGTGCGCGACGGCGACCGCACGCTCACCTACGCGGCGCTCGACGAACGTTCCAACCGGGTCGCCTGTGGGCTGCTCCAGCAGGGTCTTCGGTACGGCGACCGGGTCGCCCTGCTCTGCGGCAACCGGCTGGAGTATCCGGAGATCGCGGCCGGGATCGCCAAGGCCGGGCTGGTGCTGGTGCCGGTCAATCCGCGGCTGACCGCGCCCGAGGTGGCGTTCATCCTGGAGCATTCCGGGGCACGGGCGGTGCTGGTGGACGAGGCGCTGGCCGGGGCGGTTGACGACGTACCCCTCAATCGGGTTTTGATCGGGTCTTCCTATGAGGCCTGGCTCGGCGCGGCGAGCAGCGTGGATCCGTGGATCGCGGTGGACGAGCGGGACCCGTTCTGCATCGCCTACACCGCCGGGACCACCGGGGATCCGAAGGGCGTGCTGATCTCGCACCGGTCCCGCTGCCTGACGTTCTATGCCACCGCGCTGGAGTGGGGGCTGGGGCCGGGGCGCCGCACGATCGCGGTCGCGCCGATGTATCACGGGGCCGGGTTCGCGTTCGCCTACGCGTCGGTCTACTGCGGCGGCACGGTCAGCATGCTGCGCTCGTTCGATCCGCACCGGCTGCTCGACATGATCGATCGGGACGGCGCGCAGTCGGTCTTCCTGGTCCCGACGCACGCCCAGTTGATTCGCGCCGCGATGCCCGAACCACCCCGATCAACGACCCTGGACACGCTCTACTTCAATGCCGCGGCGCTGCCGAAGGTGCTCAAGGAGTGGGTGTTCGAGGCGTTCCCCGGCGTGGGCGTGCACGAGCTCTACGGCTCCACCGAGGCCGGCGTGGTCACGAATCTGCGCCCGCCGGACGCGCGGCGCAAGGCCGGCTCGGTCGGGCATCCGTGGTTCGCGACGCAGGTGCGGGTGGTCGGCCCGGACGGGGAGCCGGTCGGGACGGGCGTTCCGGGCGAGCTGTTCAGCCGATCGCCGTACCTGATGAACGGCTATCACCGGAACCCGGCGGCGACCGCGGCCTGCACCACCGCGGACGGCTTCCTGACGTCCGGCGACATCGTGATCCGGGACGAGGAGGGCTTCCTCTCCATCGTGGACCGGGTCAAGGACGTGATCATCACGGGCGGGGTGAACGTGTACCCGCGTGACGTCGAGGAGGTCCTGCTCACCCATCCGTCGGTCACCGAGTGTGCGGTGGTCGGCGAGCCCGACGACCGCTGGGGTGAACGGGTGGTCGCATATCTGGTCGGTCAGGGCCCCCTGGAGCCCGACGTACTCGAGGCGTTTCTGCGCGAACGGCTGGCCGGTTTCAAAGTCCCCAAGCAGTACCGAGCCGTGCCGGCGCTGCCCCGCAACGCCGCCGGAAAGATCCTGAAACGCGAGCTGAGGAGTACGCCGTGA
- a CDS encoding hydroxymethylglutaryl-CoA lyase: MEIVEVGPRDGLQNEKKILPAAVKIDLVRRVIAAGLRRIEVAAFARPDLVPQMADAAEVLRGVPRVEGVRYVALVLNGRGLERALALGDARPDEINYVVVASDEFSRRNQGVATMASLAAFREVASRARDAGFFVTLTVAAAFGCPFSGEVPVARVRAIVDEAGPIDELCLADTIGVGVPPQVTELAAAVRETTPFKAHAGGAISSAAGAGSFAPGGGSSTAGGGSSAVGAPEVRGGLPLRAHFHNTRNTGYANAMAAVAAGFTALDSSVGGIGGCPFAPAATGNIATEDLAYLLNRSGLRTGVSVPVAAEAGSWIGSELGIEVPAQIGRAGNFPPKAI; encoded by the coding sequence GTGGAGATCGTCGAGGTCGGTCCCCGGGACGGGCTGCAGAACGAGAAGAAGATCCTGCCTGCGGCAGTCAAGATCGATTTGGTACGGCGGGTGATCGCGGCCGGGCTGCGCCGGATCGAGGTGGCGGCGTTCGCCCGTCCCGATCTCGTGCCGCAGATGGCGGACGCCGCCGAGGTGTTGCGGGGAGTGCCGCGGGTGGAGGGGGTTCGGTATGTCGCTCTGGTGTTGAACGGGCGGGGACTGGAGCGGGCGCTGGCGCTCGGGGACGCTCGGCCGGACGAGATCAACTATGTGGTGGTGGCCAGCGATGAATTCTCCCGTAGGAATCAAGGGGTGGCGACGATGGCGTCGCTCGCGGCGTTTCGCGAGGTTGCGTCGCGAGCCCGAGATGCCGGATTTTTCGTGACATTGACGGTGGCGGCGGCGTTCGGGTGTCCGTTCAGCGGGGAGGTGCCGGTGGCCCGGGTGCGGGCGATCGTCGACGAGGCCGGCCCGATCGACGAACTGTGCCTCGCCGACACCATCGGGGTGGGCGTCCCGCCGCAGGTCACCGAGCTGGCCGCCGCGGTCCGCGAGACGACGCCGTTCAAGGCGCACGCCGGCGGGGCGATTTCGTCTGCGGCGGGCGCTGGTTCGTTCGCGCCGGGCGGCGGTTCGTCTACGGCGGGCGGCGGTTCGTCTGCGGTGGGCGCCCCGGAAGTGCGCGGGGGCCTGCCTCTTCGGGCGCATTTTCACAACACGCGCAACACCGGGTATGCGAACGCGATGGCGGCTGTGGCGGCGGGATTCACCGCGCTCGACAGCAGCGTCGGCGGGATCGGGGGGTGCCCGTTCGCGCCGGCCGCCACCGGGAACATCGCGACGGAGGACCTGGCGTATCTGCTGAACCGGTCGGGTTTGCGGACCGGGGTCTCGGTGCCGGTGGCAGCGGAGGCCGGATCGTGGATCGGCTCGGAGTTGGGCATCGAGGTGCCGGCCCAAATCGGTCGAGCCGGAAATTTCCCGCCTAAGGCCATTTGA
- a CDS encoding CaiB/BaiF CoA-transferase family protein, with translation MTAPLADIRVLETGTLLAGPFCGQLLGDFGAEVIKLEDPGRGDPMRQWGREKPHGQSLWWPVVARNKKSVTCNLREPEGQALVRRLVEHADVLLENFRPGTLERWGLSYDELARINPRLILVRVTGYGQTGPYAPRAGFGSIGEAMGGLRHVTGEADRPPSRSGISIGDSLAATYAAFGTLAALHARERTGRGQVVDSAIYEAVLAMMESLIPEWDVAGYRRERTGPILPNVAPSNVYPTADGSDVLIAANQDTVFRRLTDVMGRPELATDPRYATHGSRGQHQAELDRLISDWTATVPSGKLLALLHESGVPAGGIYTAEDILADPHVRAREAVITVDHPELGPLKMQNVAPRLSGTPGAVKWPGPALGASNDEVYQGILGLTGDEMAGLRERGII, from the coding sequence ATGACCGCGCCACTCGCCGACATTCGAGTCCTGGAAACCGGAACCCTGCTCGCCGGCCCGTTCTGCGGCCAGCTCCTCGGGGATTTCGGCGCCGAGGTGATCAAGCTGGAGGATCCGGGCCGCGGCGACCCGATGCGCCAGTGGGGGCGGGAGAAGCCGCACGGCCAGTCGCTGTGGTGGCCGGTCGTCGCGCGGAACAAGAAATCGGTCACCTGCAACCTGCGCGAGCCGGAGGGGCAGGCCCTGGTCCGCCGCCTGGTCGAGCACGCGGACGTGCTGCTGGAGAACTTCCGGCCCGGCACGCTGGAGCGCTGGGGGTTGTCGTACGACGAGCTCGCGAGGATCAATCCGCGGCTGATCCTGGTCCGGGTGACCGGTTACGGTCAGACCGGGCCGTATGCGCCGCGCGCCGGCTTCGGCTCGATCGGCGAGGCGATGGGCGGCCTGCGGCACGTCACCGGCGAGGCGGACCGGCCGCCGTCGCGCAGCGGCATCTCGATCGGCGACTCGCTCGCCGCGACCTATGCCGCGTTCGGCACGCTGGCCGCCCTGCACGCCCGGGAGCGCACCGGCCGCGGGCAGGTCGTCGACTCGGCGATCTACGAGGCGGTCCTGGCCATGATGGAGTCGCTGATCCCGGAGTGGGACGTGGCGGGCTACCGCCGCGAGCGCACCGGCCCGATCCTGCCGAACGTCGCGCCGAGCAACGTGTACCCGACCGCCGACGGCTCGGACGTGCTGATCGCGGCGAACCAGGACACCGTGTTCCGCCGCCTGACCGACGTGATGGGCCGGCCCGAGCTGGCCACCGATCCGCGGTATGCGACGCACGGCTCGCGCGGGCAGCACCAGGCCGAGCTGGACCGGCTGATCAGCGACTGGACGGCGACCGTCCCGTCCGGGAAGCTGCTCGCCCTGCTGCACGAGTCGGGCGTGCCGGCCGGCGGCATCTACACCGCCGAGGACATCCTGGCCGACCCGCACGTGCGGGCCCGCGAGGCCGTGATCACCGTCGACCACCCCGAGCTCGGGCCGCTGAAGATGCAGAACGTCGCCCCGCGGCTCTCCGGGACCCCGGGCGCGGTGAAGTGGCCGGGGCCGGCGCTCGGCGCCAGCAACGACGAGGTCTACCAGGGCATTCTCGGTCTGACCGGCGATGAGATGGCCGGCCTGCGCGAGCGCGGCATCATCTGA
- a CDS encoding isochorismatase family protein, which yields MTGLGEDYATAGFARRLGWGDRPAVLLVDPAVAYTRPGSPLYLGTGEIAAQAMAALAASARAAGVPVVWTRVHFADASCAEAPLFAAKVPALKAFAEGSALAGFAPPLSPAPGETVVVKHYASAFAGTSLAAWLTSHRIDTLVIGGFSTSGCVRASALDALQHGFRPMVVREACADRAPGPHEANLFDLDAKYADVIALDEALTEIPRRGPDQDQDHSAVRR from the coding sequence ATGACCGGGCTCGGCGAGGACTACGCGACCGCCGGGTTCGCCCGCCGGCTCGGCTGGGGAGACCGGCCGGCGGTGCTGCTCGTGGACCCGGCGGTCGCGTACACCCGGCCCGGTTCGCCGCTCTACCTGGGCACCGGGGAGATCGCGGCGCAGGCGATGGCCGCGCTGGCCGCGTCGGCGCGGGCGGCCGGTGTCCCGGTGGTCTGGACCCGGGTCCACTTCGCGGACGCGTCGTGCGCCGAGGCGCCGCTGTTCGCCGCGAAGGTGCCCGCGCTGAAGGCGTTCGCCGAGGGCAGCGCGCTGGCCGGTTTCGCGCCGCCGCTCTCCCCCGCGCCCGGCGAGACGGTCGTGGTCAAGCACTACGCGAGCGCGTTCGCCGGCACGTCGCTGGCCGCCTGGCTGACCTCGCACCGGATCGACACGCTGGTCATCGGCGGTTTCTCGACCAGCGGGTGCGTGCGGGCGTCGGCGCTCGACGCGCTGCAGCACGGCTTCCGGCCGATGGTCGTGCGCGAGGCATGCGCCGATCGCGCGCCCGGCCCGCACGAGGCCAACCTGTTCGACCTGGACGCCAAGTATGCCGACGTCATCGCCCTCGACGAGGCGCTCACCGAGATCCCGCGCCGAGGACCAGATCAAGATCAAGACCATTCCGCCGTACGGCGATAG
- a CDS encoding alpha/beta hydrolase — MSLSRLLAAIVVTAAALLGVPAPASAAATVVSNTVDVACGSSTNHQAADWYFPAATSPKALVYLQHGFSRSKGNMAALAGKYQAAGFLVFVPTLPSTNGSGCTVNNTGSNPAFLKNVAAWFGNPAGPLAVSYASAAATAGRTGSTLPAPLVLAGHSAGGEAVTYVAGILRTTYPAAFANLRFLQLLDPVKSPSGTNMATGLAAIGGTTLPIYTISSPPYTANSNASGTVELTTTLNRPFLGVRLTTGSHCDAEGSSTNFLCTLTAGASKAANVTALQTLAVAWANDTVAGTTTATNYPGGTYYQSLLTAGTIVTLP; from the coding sequence GTGTCCCTGTCCCGTCTTCTCGCCGCGATCGTCGTGACCGCGGCGGCCCTGCTGGGCGTCCCAGCACCAGCGTCCGCGGCGGCCACCGTGGTCAGCAACACCGTCGACGTCGCCTGCGGCAGCAGCACGAACCACCAGGCCGCCGACTGGTACTTCCCGGCGGCGACCAGCCCGAAGGCGCTGGTCTACCTGCAGCACGGCTTCTCCCGCTCGAAGGGCAACATGGCCGCGCTGGCCGGCAAGTACCAGGCCGCGGGCTTCCTGGTGTTCGTGCCGACCCTGCCGTCGACCAACGGCTCCGGCTGCACGGTCAACAACACCGGCAGCAACCCGGCCTTCCTGAAGAACGTCGCCGCCTGGTTCGGCAACCCGGCCGGCCCGCTCGCGGTGAGCTACGCGTCCGCGGCGGCGACGGCCGGGCGAACCGGCAGCACGCTGCCCGCCCCGCTCGTCCTGGCCGGGCACTCGGCCGGCGGTGAGGCGGTCACCTACGTCGCCGGGATCCTCAGGACGACCTATCCGGCGGCCTTCGCCAACCTCAGGTTCCTGCAGCTGCTCGACCCGGTGAAGTCCCCGTCCGGCACCAACATGGCGACCGGGCTGGCCGCGATCGGCGGCACGACGCTGCCGATCTACACGATCTCGTCGCCGCCCTACACCGCCAACAGCAACGCCAGCGGCACGGTCGAGCTGACCACGACGCTGAACCGGCCGTTCCTCGGGGTCCGGCTGACCACCGGCAGCCACTGCGACGCCGAGGGTTCCAGCACGAACTTCCTCTGCACGCTGACCGCCGGGGCGTCGAAGGCCGCCAACGTCACCGCGCTGCAGACCCTCGCGGTGGCCTGGGCGAACGACACGGTCGCCGGGACCACCACCGCGACGAACTACCCCGGCGGCACCTACTACCAGTCGCTGCTCACCGCCGGCACGATCGTCACGCTTCCCTAG
- a CDS encoding response regulator transcription factor, producing MRVVIAEDAAMMREGLVRLLTDRGFEVCAAVGDADALRSAIAAFVPDVAIVDIRMPPTHTDEGLRAALDIRRDHPGVGVLVFSQYVETRYATRLLADRPSGVGYLLKDRVADVADFVDALTRVASGGTALDPEVVGHLMRAGPGPAGVAALTPREREVLALMAEGRSNAGIAAALVITPGVVEKHVASIFAKLGLPASDNDNRRVLAVLRHVGG from the coding sequence ATGCGGGTGGTGATCGCGGAGGACGCCGCGATGATGCGCGAGGGGCTGGTCCGGCTGCTCACCGACCGCGGCTTCGAGGTGTGCGCGGCGGTCGGCGACGCGGACGCGCTGCGGTCGGCGATCGCGGCCTTCGTGCCGGACGTGGCGATCGTCGACATCCGGATGCCGCCGACGCACACCGACGAGGGCCTGCGCGCCGCGCTCGACATCCGGCGCGACCATCCCGGCGTCGGCGTGCTGGTCTTCTCGCAGTACGTGGAGACCCGCTACGCGACGCGCCTGCTCGCGGACCGGCCGTCCGGCGTCGGCTACCTGCTCAAGGACCGGGTCGCCGACGTCGCCGACTTCGTGGACGCGCTGACCCGGGTGGCCTCCGGCGGTACCGCGCTGGACCCGGAGGTGGTCGGCCACCTGATGCGGGCCGGGCCGGGCCCGGCCGGGGTGGCGGCGCTGACGCCCCGCGAACGCGAGGTGCTGGCGCTGATGGCCGAGGGCCGGTCCAACGCCGGGATCGCGGCGGCCCTGGTCATCACGCCCGGCGTGGTGGAGAAGCACGTGGCGAGCATCTTCGCCAAGCTCGGCCTGCCGGCCTCGGACAACGACAACCGGCGGGTCCTGGCGGTGCTGCGGCACGTCGGCGGCTGA